A DNA window from Vigna angularis cultivar LongXiaoDou No.4 chromosome 1, ASM1680809v1, whole genome shotgun sequence contains the following coding sequences:
- the LOC128195061 gene encoding uncharacterized protein LOC128195061, with product MRIRPVRTADRVTNQLSLSSQLTLASKNLSQVSHPRTEKKIEEREQRIRLQKEEDSDDGDTEDGNQPLEFDSARNSFTLALKDLNNAIGNGNVSSPRLGLGAMKKSIFCSRRLGSCSANFSSLGTPNYLYACAAMQKGWCSERVPLHTSAACKKVGFALFPFNNRQTLSSKWDDAVTGGAGGALARGGQASLRGD from the exons ATGAGGATAAGACCCGTGAGGACGGCCGACCGCGTTACTAATCAACTTAGCTTAAG CTCTCAATTGACTTTGGCATCGAAGAATCTTTCGCAGGTCTCCCACCCGCGGACTGAGAAGAAAATCGAAGAGCGAGAACAGAGGATCAGAC TCCAAAAGGAAGAAGATAGTGACGATGGTGACACTGAGGATGGAAATCAACCCTTGGAATTTGATTCTGCCAGGAACTCTTTTACTCTGGCTCTCAAAG ATCTGAACAATGCCATTGGAAATGGCAATGTTTCTTCGCCTCGTTTGGGATTAGGGGCCATGAAGAAGAGCATTTTTTGTTCTCGAAGGTTGGGTTCTTGCTCTGCCAATTTTTCGAGTCTTGGAACGCCTAATTATCTTTACGCATGTGCTGCTATGCAAAAGGGTTGGTGTTCGGAGCGAGTTCCTTTGCATACGAGTGCTGCCTGCAAGAAGGTTGGTTTTGCTTtgtttcctttcaacaacaggCAGACTTTGTCGTCCAAATGGGATGACGCAGTGACCGGCGGCGCTGGTGGCGCCTTGGCTCGCGGTGGCCAGGCTAGCTTAAGAGGCGATTGA